AGAAGTAGTCGACGCCGGTCAGGCACATCACCTGCCACCATGGATGCTTCTTCAGATGCGATTCACTCACGGCACCGGGCCCTTGGTGGGTGCCCTTTGCGTCCTGTAGGCCGAACAGGAGCCAACTCCTTAAGTTTTCACGGGCACCCGGCCGCGCCGCCGAGGGGTCCGCAGGCGGCCTGCTCATTGTGGTCATCCGTGCCTCTCCGCGCGATGCCCGGCATCGTGTGTCACTGCCGACCCTAACACCGGGCTCAGTCGCCGCTGCCGGACCCGCAGAAGTCTTGACGGATCCTTAACACCCGCCCGCAGCCGCGGTGCCCATAGTGCGCCGCGAGCGTTGGTTTGCACCGTCCGGCGGTGTGCGGCGCTATTTCCCGTGACAGCGCCTCCCGGCCGTGCTATTCCTGAGGTGTGAGTGGCACGGGCCCTGGGGCCGCGGACTTTTCCAATGCCCCGCCGGCTACCCTGGCCGGCAGCTTAATGGTGGTCCCGGTGCACGTCCTGGAGCTTCGGGCCGAGGTGTCCTTTGATGCAGTCCGGGGCACGTCGGTGGCCGCGGCGACGATGGATTATCGGGTGGGTCCCACCGGGGGCAACCCGTTTTTCGATTTACGTCAGAGTGTGGACAGCTGCTGGCTGGACGGGGTGCCGCTCGATCCGGAAATGATCGGCGGGTGCGACGTCGGTGCTGGACCGGCCGGCTCCGTCCGGGTCCTGCGCCGGTTCCAGGACCGCGGGTCCGTCCACAGCCTTCGGTTCCGCTACCGGTTGGGGTTGCCGCACGCTGAGCTGGGCGGGGCCTCGCCGCCGGTGCTGGAGTGGTCCGACGGTCCCGCGCTGCGTTGGACGCTGGGCATGTCGGACCTCTTCGCGGGCCGCTACCTGGAAGCCTGGTTCCCCTCCAACCTTCCGTTCGACCAGTTCCCCGTCACCCTCAACATCACCCTGACAGGGACGGAGGTGGCGCACGTGCTGATCAGCAACGGGGACGTTGCCGTTGGCGGCCCGGGACGCTGGTCCGTTGCATTCCCGGCGTCGTTCACCACCCTTTCGCACCTTGTGGAGCTCCGCCCGGCGGCCACCGTCGAAGGCCAGAAGTCGACGGTGGTATTACCGGTCTCGGGCACCGCCGTCACTGTCGAGGCCTGGAAATGCTCCGCCGGACCGGAGGACCTCGGCCATGAGCTGGGCAGGATCGAGAGTCTGCTGGCGCAGAACGAGGCGGACTACGGCAGGTTCCCGGGGAACCGGTTCGTCTGCTTCTTCAACGGCAACCGCGGTGGGATGGAATACCACCATGGGGCCACCACATCCCGGCGGGCGCTGGCCCACGAGGTTTTCCATTCCTGGTTTTCCCGCGGGGTCATGCCGGCCTCGCAGGCCGACGGCTGGTGGGACGAGGCCTTCACCTCCTACCATGAGCACGGCGCCGGCCAATTGGAGGCTTTCGACTTCAATGAAGCCCCGGTGGAACTGTGTTCCCGGCGTCCCTTTGACCGTCGGACCGCGGTCAATGCCTATCCGGACGGTAGCCGATTCTTCCGCGGGCTGGCCGACGCGCTGGGGGTGGAACGCCTGCGCGCCTGCATGCGGGCCGTATACGCCCGGCATTGCAGCGCTCCGCTTTCCACGATCGGGCTGGAGGCCGACATCCTGGTTGCGGGCGGTGAGCCGTCTGTGGTCGATGCTTTCCACCGGTTTGTTTACGGGCTTCCCGACCCGTCGCCGGCTCCGAAGCTTCGGCTCCATGGGTTGGCGGCCCGGGGTGCAGGGGACCGGATCCGGGTCAGTGTGAGCAACGACTCCGGGGGCGGTCCGTGCAGGCACTTTATGGTGGTGTTTTCGCTGGCCGGTGCCGCTACTGGCGCGGAGCGGGCGGCGGGGGCCTGCCGGAACATCGCCGCTACTGGAGGCTTCGATCTCCAACCAGGGGAAGAACGAGAAGTCTGGACGACGGCATCGGAAGCCCTCATTCAGAGGTCCTGGACCGGGACGATGCTGGTGGCCTCGGTGCATGCCCGCGGCTGCGACCCCTCGCCCCGGACCAGGGTATCGGCGCTGTTGCCCCCGGCGCAGGCAACTAGTGCGTCGCAGTTCCCTGCACCGGCATGACCAAGCCGACCTTCCTGAATAACTCCGGCGAGGGGCGCAACCCCAGTTCGGTCCACAGCAGGCGGGCATATCCGTTGAGCTGCCGCCTGGCCTCGAATACGTTGCCTTCGCCCAGATGAGCATCGATCAGGAGCCGCTGCGCGGACTCACGCAGCGGCTCCTCGGCAACTACCGCCAGCAAGACGTCGATGGCTTCGATGTAGCGTTCCCGTTCACGAAGCCTGCGCGCGGTTACCTCGGACGCGTGCAGGCGCATCTGACGCAACTGCTCGCGGGCCAGCAACAGCCAGTCCTCGTCCCAGCCCGGAAGAAGTTCCTCCGCATGTGCCAGAAACTGCGAATGTTCGGGTTCACCGCGCACATCGGTCAGTACCCGTTCTGCCTGTCGGCGCAGGCGGTGCACATCCACCTCGACGTCGTCGGCTAGCCACACCCGGTCCGAATCCCCATCGATCAGGCGCGAATCGGCGCTGCGGATCCGCCAGAGTGCCGTCCGGAGGCTTCCGCGGCAACGTTCGGACGTTGAGTCGGACCACAGCCGTTCGGCCAGCACCGTCCGGTCGCAGTCGTGTGCCCCGAGCTTGTCCAGCGAAAGGTAGGCGATAACGCGGCGGGCGTGCAGGGGCAACGACACCGGGGCGTTGGCGATGCGCAAGGAGAACCCTCCGAGTAGCGAAAGGCTGACCCGCCCGTCAGAGTGTGCCACGACGGGACGATGTGATGGGTGCATCAGGGCCCTCCCCGGATACGCGGCCGTGAATGGATCACTTTGATCATCAGACTCCGACGTCCACCCGGTGTCAACACTATGTCAACGCGGACGGAACGTTGACGCTGCAAACGATGGCCGGGCGGGAAGCTGCAGAAGTGGAATATACCGACTACCAGATCATTGTTATCCGGGCCAGGCGGGACGGGGGCCAGCTGATCGTCCGCATCCTGACCGGCGGGAACCCCGCCGACCCGGCGCGCCAATGGGTCTTCGCCAGCGTCGACGAGGTGTGTGTGCTGGTCGAGCGACTGCTGGAGGAACTCGGCGGTCCCGGTCCCCGGAGCGCGGCGGTCCCGCCGCGGGGCGGCGGCTGACGCCGGAAGATACGCAGGATTGACGGCCCGGAAGACACCGGACCCGATCATGGGATCAAGAGGAATAATGGAGGTGGGAAAATGAGCGTCGATTCCTATTCGGCTTCTTCCGGAGAAGCCGGGAGCTATACCTCCCCGTTTGCGGGGCTTTCGCATTTCACCGACCAGGCAGCCCCGGGGGCCGAAGCTCCTTCCGAGGAGTCCGGTGACGCCTTGTTCGAAGCGATCTATTACACGGATTCCCCCTTTGGCGCCGAGGCTGACAGCGAAGCCGACGTCGAGCGGGAAACGGCTGAAGCACGCGATTTCCTCGAAACCCTCCATGACGAGGAATTTGAGGACGCCCTCGAACAGCTGCTCAACGAGGGAGCCTCGCGTGTGCTGGCCGATGCCCAAGAATGGTCTGCGGCGCCGACGGATGCCGGAACCCGCGAGGCACTCGATGAGTGGATCGATCCGCTGACAAATGAATGGGAAAACTCGATCAACAGGATCGGCGGGGGCCTGGAAAATACCGATTTGACCAGACTGAGCGAGCAGGAACTGGACGAGCTCCTGGACTCCCTGGAGCCGGCGCCCACCCTCGGATCGGAGGTCTTCGACAACTTTCTGGGAAAGCTGCTGCGAAAGGCGAAGTCCTTCATCAAGGAGAGGGTCCGCCAGGCAGGGAACTTCATCAAGAACCCGGTGAAGGGCGTTATCGACCTGGCGAAGAGCGGGCTGCAGACGATCAAAAGCGGCATCCAGACCATCGGCAAGCACCTGATCGGACCTATCCTCAACAGGCTCAAAGGAATCGGCTTGGCCCTGCTCAAGGGCGTGGTTAAGAAGCTGGCAGCCCCGCTGACCCGCTTGCTGCCCTCCTATGTGCGGCCGGCCGTGAAGATCCTTATGACCAAGCTTGGTCTTGACGAGGCAGGGGAGTTCCCGGCGACCGAAACCGAGGAAATTGCGGGGTCCGCCGGAGCGCTGGCACAGAATTTTGACACCGAACTTGTAAACCTGCTGTACCCGGTCGAATCCGCCGGTGAAGAATCCGGGGAATTCGACGAATCCGAATACATCGAGCCCGAGTTCGATGAGGCTGCCGGGCTGGATGATGCGCGCGCCCGGTTGGCCAGCGCGCTGAGCGAGCACACCGGAACCGAGCCGCCAACGGCCGAAATTGAACAGTTCCTGCCGGTTGTCCTTGCCATCCGGCCGCTGCTCAAGCTGGGACTGAAACTCACCGGCGCCCGGGGGAAGCTCATCAACCTGATTGCCACTCCGCTGGCGAATCTGATCAAGGGGATGGTGGGACCGGAGGCGGCACGGCTCATCGCCAAGGCCGGGGTCGACGTCGGATTCACCGCCCTGGGCCTGGAGACAAGCCCGCAGCAGGAACAGACCCTGTCCGGGGAGGCCCTGGCCTCCACGGTAGAAGCGACGGCGATGGAAGTTCTCGACGAGATCACCGATGAAGCGCTCGAGGACCCCCTCCAGGTCAGCGCCGCGGTCCAGCGTGCGTTTTCGCGGGCCGCCGCGGCCTACCTGCCCGACCGGCTCCTGCGGGCAGATCTGCCCGAACGTGAATCTGCCGGCGCAGAGGGCTACTGGATCCTGATGCCGCGCTCGCTGCGGCCGCGGTACCGGTTCCGCAAATACTCGCAGGTCTTCGCCGTCCCGATCAGCCGGCAGCAGGCCCGGGCATTAAGATGGTCCGACGGCGGGACGATGGAAACGTACCTGTTGGACCGGGGCGTTGACCGTTGGCCCGTACAGGCGGAGATCGACCTTTACGAGACGCTGCCGGGCACGATACCGGGCCACTTCACTCGAGACGAAGGGTTGCCTGCCGGCGAGCACCCGGTCGACAACGAATTCCAGCCCCTGACAGCGGAAGCCGCGGGCCTGCTGTTGCGGGAACCCGGGCTCGGACGCGCGCCGCTGGCGCTGCATCGATTCCCCCTGGCACAGCAGCCGGTGCCGGGACAGCGCTACTTCCGGATCCGCGCCGGGCAGCTGCCGGCACGCAAGAGCGCCCGGCCCAGACGACTGCTCGTCATTGACTGGGATCCGGCCGGCAGGCAACTGCGGATAGCGATCAGGCTCTCGGAGCGCCGGGCCCGGGCGCTGCTGGCATCCATCCAACGCTCAGCCCCCTCGGGGCAGCGGGATCTGCCTGCCGTACTCTCGGAACTTCGTGCCATCTACCTTCCACACCTGACAACGAAAATCAGCCGACGGCTGCTGCGCTCCTCCCTGGTGAGCGATCCTGCTGCAGCGAACCGGATCGCCGCAGCCATGGCAGCGTCAACGGGTACCGCAATCTCCAAATACCTGGTCCAGCGGGGCGCGCAGCTGGGCGCCGCCGTCGCGGACCCGGCCTCCGGCGTCACCCTCACCGTGACCTTCACATCGGTTACCGGACATCCGACAGCCGCCCTGCGGCCGCCAACCGTTTCGGCGAAGCCGGGATGGCACCATGTCTGATTCCAGTACCACCGCCGCGAGGGCGGCCCTCGGTGTCGAAATCCGGCACTGGCGCCGAGCGTGCGTCGATTTGGGCGACCTGGAGGTTTCGGCGTCACCGGCGGCGTGGAAGGAGCTCGAGTCTTACCTTGGCCTGAACCTCCGCCGGAGCCTGACCTCCGTCGTTGTTCGCCTCACCGCCCACGCTGATCGTGCCCTCTTTTCGCTCAAGGCCGCCGAGACCGTTGGCGAACTCGCCGCCGTTAGGTCGGAGTTGCTGATCCTGCGGCGGCGCTATAGCCGGGCCGAAGCTGTCATCGATTTCTACGGCGACGCAGTCAACACCCGGACAAATCCGGTCGTGGCATCGGTGCTGCGGGGCCTTGACGCGCTTGCCGTTTACAGCATGGACCAGGTTCTCCGGCCGTTGAACATCGACACTCCGCCGGCGCTTTGCTATCTGGACAAGGGCTTGGGCGCCTCCATCCTGCGTGCCGGGGCGCGGCTGTGGGATTCCTCCCTGTCGCCGGCCGCTGCCATCAAGATCACCAGGCACAACCTCTGGCAGCCGACTTCCCTGGTCCACGAGACCGGTCACCAGGTGGCACACCTGACAGGGTGGACGACGGAACTGGGCACAGCACTCTACAAGGCCTTGGCACCGCACAACACACTGGTGGCCGAAGTATGGCGGGCCTGGGCTGCGGAGGTGGCCGGCGACGTGTACGCCTTTGCCTTGCTGGGCTACGCGCCGGTACCAGCGCTGGCGACGGTTGTTGACGGCCCTGCCCAGCTCGTCTATCGCATGCTCCCGGGCGATCCGCACCCCATATCGGCGCTGCGGGTCCAGTTTAATGTGGCGCTCTGCCGCTCCTGGTACGGAGCCGGGCCCTGGGACGTGCTGGGCGCCGGGTGGCTGGCCCGGTACCCGCTGGGACAGGCTCCCCGCGAGGTTGCCGAGATCATGGCCGAGAGCATGCCCCTGCTGCCGACCATCGTGGATGTGTGCACGCGCCAACCGATGCAGGCATTCCACGGCGTTCCGCTTGCTGCGCTCGCAGACCCTCGGCGGCTGTCCCCGGCCGAACTCGACCGCTTGGCCCAGCGGTCAGGGGACTCGCTTTACACCTCGAACCATCTGCAGCGGTTGGAGCCGCTGCGGATATTGGCCTTGAGCGTACTCCGCGGCCTCGAGTCCCAAAACACGCCAACCGAAATGCGAACGTGGCTGAGCCGCCTCGGCGGCGAGCGGCCCATCGCCGCATAAGCAGGAGAGATGACACCATGACCGAGCAATACACCCCGCAGGGATCTGCCGAGCAGTTCGCGCAGAACGTCGCCCAATTGGTCAGCGCCTTCGGACGCGGCCCGCAGCAGGAGCTCCGGCCGGAGCAGCAGCAACTCATTTTGCAGTTCCGCGCCCTCCGCAACGGTCTGGGAAACTTCGGTCGGCACGGGGAAACCCCGGACAAGGCGATCCTCGCATCCCCTGATATCAGTCCCGGCGATGCACGGAACGCACGCTACACCTTGACCTTCGTCGAGGCACTGCCAAGCCGCGCGGCCAGCATCCTGCTGCGCTACCCGCATCCGCCGTTCGAGTCGTTCTACTCCGTAGGCGACGTCGACAACGAGTACTGGGAACTTGTCATCGCGGACCCGGAGGTGGCTTCCGTTGAAGTCTGGGATGCCCATGGCGAGCCGCTAGCCGTGGGAGTCCCGCACTTCCACGACAAGGGCAGGAACCGCAGCAAACAAAAGACCTCGGTCACCGGCCGCCCGGTCCCGTCCAGCCCAGTATCCGAGACTCCCTCCCGCCGCCAGCCCGGCGGCTCAGCCACCGTGAAGGACTAGCCATGTTCCGGACATTAGTCGGACTAATCCCCGATCCAGTTTCACCAGCGCCCGCATGGAAACTTGAAGAAAAGGCCAACGCCGTAATGGCCGTCCACCCGCTGCAGCTCAGCAGATGGCTGGAAGAAGTGTGGTCTCAAGGCGGAATTGCCAACCCTGCCTGGCAGGCGATCCTCGGCGGCGGAGGTTCGGTGCCGGTGCCGTTGGGGGATCCGGACGCCGTTACCAAGACCACGCTGCCCCAGTTGCTTCGCGATACCCTGCTTTCCGGCATTGACCCGGCGCCAGGTTCGCCAACTCCGTTGCAGCCCTACAACCCAACATCCGCATTTCAGAAGCTGACGCCCCCGCCGGTATGGGAGAACCTGCTCTACGCCTACTTGGTGGAAGCGACCGGCGTTTTCGAGATCCTGGGCGAAGTGGTGCGGCGCTACGCATGGGGTGAGAGCCTTCCGGCGCCCAGTGTGGATACCCTGGTTTGGGCACGGAATACCGAGCAGCTGTTCTTCCGCGATCCACCGCTTTTCGGAATGGGCGGGCTGATGACCAGCCAGCTGCGGCCGGACGCCAGCATCAACCGGCGCAACATCTATTGGCGAATGTTTGGGCTGGACCTGCCGCACGCTCCAACGAAGGCCGTGGAAGGCCAGCCCTGGAAGCTCAACATCGGCACCGCCGGCAACACCAGATTCCTTGAACTATGGAACGAACTGCTCAGGCAGGTCTGGATGGGCATCGAAAATGACAGAAACTCCTCGGGCTCCAATTCCACGGATCCCACGTATATCGGCTACCTTTGCCAAACCATCGGCGAAATGCTGCAGCTCCGACGGCGCGGCGGAATGGTTTCTCAGGAGGAATTTGCCTACGTCACAATGCTCAGCTGGTTCCACCTGACCGTTGAATACGATACGTCACTGGTCGTGGACCTGCATGCCAATGCCGGTGGGCTGGGGAATGCAGCCGACCGGCTGTCGGCCATCGGCAAAGTGGTGGGGATCGCCCCCTCGAGGCAGGCGCGTGAGCTGTTCGAACTCGCAGACCTCGTGTCCACCCTGATGTGGCTCATCGAATTGGGCATGTTCAACGCCACGGACAAGGCGACACTGCTCTACAAGAAGGACGGCGTGGCCAACCCGAAGATTGCCGAAACCATGAACCGCATCATCGACCTCTGGCAATCGGGCACCGGCGAGCGGGTCAAGGACCTGGCGATCACCACCCGCCGCCCCCAACTTGACCTGCGTTCAGCG
This genomic window from Arthrobacter sp. EM1 contains:
- a CDS encoding BTAD domain-containing putative transcriptional regulator, with the translated sequence MAHSDGRVSLSLLGGFSLRIANAPVSLPLHARRVIAYLSLDKLGAHDCDRTVLAERLWSDSTSERCRGSLRTALWRIRSADSRLIDGDSDRVWLADDVEVDVHRLRRQAERVLTDVRGEPEHSQFLAHAEELLPGWDEDWLLLAREQLRQMRLHASEVTARRLRERERYIEAIDVLLAVVAEEPLRESAQRLLIDAHLGEGNVFEARRQLNGYARLLWTELGLRPSPELFRKVGLVMPVQGTATH